A genomic segment from Takifugu rubripes chromosome 20, fTakRub1.2, whole genome shotgun sequence encodes:
- the tab3 gene encoding TGF-beta-activated kinase 1 and MAP3K7-binding protein 3 isoform X2, with translation MNNNNLDLCCHLLAQESNRYLYGEFHPSPEEGRLSRNHMLHISLGYTGSEAEKAKGGAAGVGRSLVHSTSDSHIEPQRPSYPEPLSAPATMAPSPGYNPFFMNDQNRSASTPTPPPSMQGMSPTYSPIPRYTMNPITVTLSQSIPNVPQALQIPPGHYGNNTNTALYIRPSPSQSPQPAPWSSSGAPVYQHQQSPYSTPTYGSPYSSPQHQVQPPQPQPQPQHQPYVFLPISSPTLPSMPYHHQQQTLQQPTVYRAYHPKGSMKNHIEITLDGSRPRSSSPVHTPHPQGTLYMANSPSPSSPSRAIAMSGPGGAPFHPGIYLSRPGSARPRPASSPQPGQSAHTFKPPGSPPVAGAESLLNIDQGAHSSAPAPILPISAMPGNIASQLQQLPRRSSSGSDDYAYTQALLLHQRARMERLMKELRMEKQKLDNLKADVNNMEYDALQRRFRRVNSTSLIPTPEEMTRLRSVNRRLQIDIDCTLKETDLLQSRGKFDPKAISNFYANIQPGPVVPPKPGKREEVKSSEPAPAPQTDEDFEGAQWNCEICTFLNHPALNRCEQCEMPRCS, from the exons ATG aaCAACAATAACCTggatctctgctgccacctgctggctcaGGAGAGTAACAGATACCTCTATGGCGAGTTTCATCCCAGTCCAGAAGAGGGACGACTGAGCCGAAACCACATGCTGCATATTAGCTTGGGCTACACGGGTTCTGAAGCAGAAAAGGCAAAAGGGGGAGCAGCGGGAGTAGGGCGCTCCCTAGTGCACAGCACAAGCGACAGCCATATTGAACCCCAGCGACCCAGTTACCCCGAGCCCCTGTCAGCCCCTGCTACCATGGCCCCCTCCCCTGGCTACAATCCATTCTTCATGAACGATCAAAACCGGTCGGCTAGCACCCCGACGCCTCCACCCTCAATGCAGGGCATGTCTCCCACATACTCCCCTATCCCTCGTTATACCATGAACCCAATAACTGTGACACTTTCCCAAAGTATACCCAATGTCCCACAGGCTCTGCAGATCCCTCCAGGGCACTATGGCAACAACACCAACACCGCTCTATATATTCGACCCTCGCCCTCTCAGAGCCCGCAGCCTGCGCCGTGGTCATCATCAGGAGCACCAGTATATCAGCATCAGCAGTCCCCCTATAGTACCCCCACATACGGATCACCTTACAGTTCCCCGCAACATCAAGTACAACCACCGCAACCCCAGCCTCAACCCCAGCACCAGCCGTATGTTTTCCTCCCTATAAGCTCCCCGACCCTTCCCAGCATGCCCTACCATCACCAGCAACAGACTCTGCAACAACCAACAGTTTATAGAGCCTACCACCCCAAAGGTTCTATGAAGAACCACATAGAGATTACCCTGGATGGTTCACGACCTCGCAGTAGTTCACCTGtgcacaccccccacccacaagGCACACTTTACATGGCCAACAGCCCCTCGCCCAGCTCCCCTTCCAGGGCCATTGCTATGAGTGGCCCAGGTGGGGCGCCCTTTCACCCCGGTATATATTTATCACGTCCTGGTTCTGCGAGGccccgccccgcctcctctcctcagccgGGCCAGTCCGCCCACACCTTCAAACCGCCCGGTTCACCTCCCGTGGCAGGAGCAGAATCCCTTCTCAACATCGACCAAGGGGCCCACAGTTCGGCCCCGGCACCCATCCTCCCCATCTCCGCCATGCCGGGCAACATTGCCAGTCAGCTTCAGCAACTTCCGCGGCGCTCCAGTTCAGGCTCGGACGACTACGCTTACACACAAG ctctcctGCTCCACCAGCGGGCCAGGATGGAACGCTTGATGAAGGAGCTGCGGATGGAGAAGCAGAAATTGGACAATTTGAAGGCCGACGTGAATAATATGGAATACGACGCACTTCAAAGACGCTTTCGCCGCGTCAATTCCACCAGTCTTATACCCACG CCTGAAGAGATGACCCGGCTGCGCAGCGTGAACAGACGGCTGCAGATCGATATCGACTGTACCTTGAAGGAGACGGATCTGCTACAGTCCAGAG GGAAGTTTGACCCAAAAGCAATAAGCAATTTTTATGCCAATATTCAGCCCGGTCCAGTGGTGCCACCCAAACCTGGGAAGAGAG AAGAGGTAAAGAGCTCCGAGCCGGCGCCCGCACCCCAGACGGATGAAGACTTCGAAGGGGCCCAGTGGAACTGTGAAATCTGCACCTTCCTCAATCATCCTGCACTCAACCGCTGCGAACAGTGTGAGATGCCACGCTGCTCCTGA
- the tab3 gene encoding TGF-beta-activated kinase 1 and MAP3K7-binding protein 3 isoform X1, whose protein sequence is MAHGGSQLDYHVLQDLKQRFPEIPEGVVSQYLLQNNNNLDLCCHLLAQESNRYLYGEFHPSPEEGRLSRNHMLHISLGYTGSEAEKAKGGAAGVGRSLVHSTSDSHIEPQRPSYPEPLSAPATMAPSPGYNPFFMNDQNRSASTPTPPPSMQGMSPTYSPIPRYTMNPITVTLSQSIPNVPQALQIPPGHYGNNTNTALYIRPSPSQSPQPAPWSSSGAPVYQHQQSPYSTPTYGSPYSSPQHQVQPPQPQPQPQHQPYVFLPISSPTLPSMPYHHQQQTLQQPTVYRAYHPKGSMKNHIEITLDGSRPRSSSPVHTPHPQGTLYMANSPSPSSPSRAIAMSGPGGAPFHPGIYLSRPGSARPRPASSPQPGQSAHTFKPPGSPPVAGAESLLNIDQGAHSSAPAPILPISAMPGNIASQLQQLPRRSSSGSDDYAYTQALLLHQRARMERLMKELRMEKQKLDNLKADVNNMEYDALQRRFRRVNSTSLIPTPEEMTRLRSVNRRLQIDIDCTLKETDLLQSRGKFDPKAISNFYANIQPGPVVPPKPGKREEVKSSEPAPAPQTDEDFEGAQWNCEICTFLNHPALNRCEQCEMPRCS, encoded by the exons ATGGCGCATGGAGGCTCTCAGCTCGACTACCACGTCCTGCAGGACCTCAAGCAACGTTTTCCAGAGATTCCGGAGGGAGTGGTGTCACAGTACCTTCTGCAG aaCAACAATAACCTggatctctgctgccacctgctggctcaGGAGAGTAACAGATACCTCTATGGCGAGTTTCATCCCAGTCCAGAAGAGGGACGACTGAGCCGAAACCACATGCTGCATATTAGCTTGGGCTACACGGGTTCTGAAGCAGAAAAGGCAAAAGGGGGAGCAGCGGGAGTAGGGCGCTCCCTAGTGCACAGCACAAGCGACAGCCATATTGAACCCCAGCGACCCAGTTACCCCGAGCCCCTGTCAGCCCCTGCTACCATGGCCCCCTCCCCTGGCTACAATCCATTCTTCATGAACGATCAAAACCGGTCGGCTAGCACCCCGACGCCTCCACCCTCAATGCAGGGCATGTCTCCCACATACTCCCCTATCCCTCGTTATACCATGAACCCAATAACTGTGACACTTTCCCAAAGTATACCCAATGTCCCACAGGCTCTGCAGATCCCTCCAGGGCACTATGGCAACAACACCAACACCGCTCTATATATTCGACCCTCGCCCTCTCAGAGCCCGCAGCCTGCGCCGTGGTCATCATCAGGAGCACCAGTATATCAGCATCAGCAGTCCCCCTATAGTACCCCCACATACGGATCACCTTACAGTTCCCCGCAACATCAAGTACAACCACCGCAACCCCAGCCTCAACCCCAGCACCAGCCGTATGTTTTCCTCCCTATAAGCTCCCCGACCCTTCCCAGCATGCCCTACCATCACCAGCAACAGACTCTGCAACAACCAACAGTTTATAGAGCCTACCACCCCAAAGGTTCTATGAAGAACCACATAGAGATTACCCTGGATGGTTCACGACCTCGCAGTAGTTCACCTGtgcacaccccccacccacaagGCACACTTTACATGGCCAACAGCCCCTCGCCCAGCTCCCCTTCCAGGGCCATTGCTATGAGTGGCCCAGGTGGGGCGCCCTTTCACCCCGGTATATATTTATCACGTCCTGGTTCTGCGAGGccccgccccgcctcctctcctcagccgGGCCAGTCCGCCCACACCTTCAAACCGCCCGGTTCACCTCCCGTGGCAGGAGCAGAATCCCTTCTCAACATCGACCAAGGGGCCCACAGTTCGGCCCCGGCACCCATCCTCCCCATCTCCGCCATGCCGGGCAACATTGCCAGTCAGCTTCAGCAACTTCCGCGGCGCTCCAGTTCAGGCTCGGACGACTACGCTTACACACAAG ctctcctGCTCCACCAGCGGGCCAGGATGGAACGCTTGATGAAGGAGCTGCGGATGGAGAAGCAGAAATTGGACAATTTGAAGGCCGACGTGAATAATATGGAATACGACGCACTTCAAAGACGCTTTCGCCGCGTCAATTCCACCAGTCTTATACCCACG CCTGAAGAGATGACCCGGCTGCGCAGCGTGAACAGACGGCTGCAGATCGATATCGACTGTACCTTGAAGGAGACGGATCTGCTACAGTCCAGAG GGAAGTTTGACCCAAAAGCAATAAGCAATTTTTATGCCAATATTCAGCCCGGTCCAGTGGTGCCACCCAAACCTGGGAAGAGAG AAGAGGTAAAGAGCTCCGAGCCGGCGCCCGCACCCCAGACGGATGAAGACTTCGAAGGGGCCCAGTGGAACTGTGAAATCTGCACCTTCCTCAATCATCCTGCACTCAACCGCTGCGAACAGTGTGAGATGCCACGCTGCTCCTGA
- the tmem47 gene encoding transmembrane protein 47, which produces MASSVSGTEEVRVSVLTPLKLVGLVCVFLAFCLDIGAILSPAWVTADDQYYLSMWLSCRKHVSSLEWSCKSTLNTDWQIATLALLLGGAALTLLSLLLALISLCFSCRSRCYKPIAVILFTAVVLQVCSLVLFPIKFIETVSLRVYHEFNWGYGLAWGSTIFSFGGAILYCLNPKNYEDYY; this is translated from the exons ATGGCTTCTTCGGTGAGCGGCACAGAGGAGGTCCGGGTGTCCGTGCTGACGCCTCTGAAGTTGGTCGGACTGGTGTGCGTTTTCCTCGCCTTCTGTCTGGATATCGGGGCCATACTGAGTCCCGCGTGGGTCACGGCGGATGACCAGTACTACCTGTCCATGTGGCTGTCCTGCAGGAAGCACGTCAGCTCCTTGGAATGGTCCTGCAAAAGCACGCTGAACACCG actgGCAGATCGCCACACTGGCCCTGCTGCTGGGGGGCGcggccctcaccctcctctccctcctcctggcgCTCATCTCgctctgcttcagctgcaggagtCGCTGCTACAAGCCCATAGCTGTCATACTCTTCACTGCAG TGGTGCTCCAGGTGTGCAGTCTGGTTCTCTTCCCCATCAAGTTCATCGAGACAGTCAGCCTGCGGGTGTACCATGAGTTTAACTGGGGCTACGGCTTGGCCTGGGGATCCACCATCTTCTCTTTCGGGGGAGCCATCCTCTACTGCCTCAACCCCAAGAACTACGAAGATTACTACTAA
- the prrg1 gene encoding transmembrane gamma-carboxyglutamic acid protein 1, giving the protein MGSVFLPADAAHSVLRRLRRANSFLEEMKQGNIQRECREEICTFEEAREAFENDEKTRRFWEEYVRESSPSGGLETVVGGIHSLYLIVPLLLVVLIITAVAVTVWRCHSRKRTQRSPGLGNSHHDQVLSVVSMDHWGRDYPHGDQTELSIHSSPAYELASVRGGAGDPPPSYAEAVGHADVHIETEPPPQYEDIVNTSSPPVNTGK; this is encoded by the exons ATGGGGAGTG TGTTCCTGCCTGCGGACGCGGCGCACTCGGTGCTGCGGCGCCTGCGCAGGGCCAACTCTTtcctggaggagatgaagcaggGCAACATCCAGCGGGAGTGCCGCGAGGAGATCTGCACCTTCGAGGAGGCGCGCGAGGCCTTCGAGAACGATGAAAAGACG AGACGATTCTGGGAGGAGTACGTGCGGGAGAGCAGCCCGTCCGGAGGGCTGGAGACCGTGGTCGGAGGCATCCACTCCCTCTATCTAAtcgtgccgctgctgctggtcgTGCTCATCATCACCGCCGTGGCCGTCACCGTGTGGCGCTGTCACTCGCGCAAGCGCACGCAGCGCAGCCCCGGCCTGGGAAACTCGCACCACGACCAGGTCCTCTCGGTGGTCTCTATGGACCACTGGGGGAGGGATTACCCACACGGCGACCAAACAGAACTCAGCATCCACAGCAGCCCGGCTTATGAGCTGGCGTCGGTGAGAGGAGGCGCCGGAGACCCACCGCCATCATACGCAGAGGCGGTGGGTCACGCTGACGTCCACATAGAGACTGAGCCCCCGCCACAATATGAGGATATAGTGAACACCAGCTCCCCCCCTGTCAACACTGGGAAGTAA